In Salvelinus sp. IW2-2015 unplaced genomic scaffold, ASM291031v2 Un_scaffold3077, whole genome shotgun sequence, one DNA window encodes the following:
- the coil gene encoding LOW QUALITY PROTEIN: coilin (The sequence of the model RefSeq protein was modified relative to this genomic sequence to represent the inferred CDS: deleted 2 bases in 1 codon) — MAASNTNVIRVRLYFDYPPPSVSDCRMCWVLVDLNKCRVVGSHFMQRNLGGKSSTSVARSIFGRLFIEDCYLPSTEAFYVVRDNDRSGAVKVDTLTRSNGSQSNTSVVNAKKKRRRDAEEEEPTQNRVSEEWKKKKKRKKEESQEADSNQAAVEERRKEDKKKQKKKDKKVATKTTASSTGPPPTSSTGPPPTSSTGPSPTVVKADKNTKKAPVATAVSVNGKATAVSVNGKATAKTPTGETDNSSDSSESSSEEEAPSKTLMQKLPPKSHSASSTPPVTSKAPPVVKPPAPVKKPRPPPSSSDSDSSDSSGDDASNASSPVEPGKFDLVYQNADGSESVEYAVSRGSRVTERWDSLLEPSKATTGKLPLKTKLPLFKPAATPPTTIPQRSGAGPRDKTTPSKPRPSLPSSGPRTSVSPGQRANGPGPGSTPSGRRPTGGLRAQALVVVVYFNYEVGQRQQTHQQPPSYQNDSLINSSVVLQNQSESVPKRDYSEMPLLAAPPQDGQKIAFKR, encoded by the exons ATGGCAGCCTCCAATACCAATGTGATACGGGTGCGATTGTATTTTGATTACCCGCCGCCCTCGGTATCCGACTGTCGCATGTGCTGGGTGCTCGTCGATCTGAACAAATGCCGGGTGGTTGGCAGCCATTTTATGCAGCGTAATTTAGGGGGGAAAAGTTCGACTTCAGTCGCAAGAAGCATTTTTGGACGTCTGTTCATTGAAGACTGCTAC TTGCCGTCCACAGAGGCATTCTACGTAGTCCGAGACAACGACAGATCAGGTGC AGTGAAGGTGGACACTCTAACCCGTTCGAATGGAAGTCAGTCGAACACATCTGTTGTGAACgccaagaagaagaggaggagagatgccGAGGAGGAGGAGCCCACACAGAACCGAGTGAGTGAAGAgtggaaaaagaagaagaagagaaagaaagaggagagtcaGGAGGCCGATTCCAACCAGGCTGcggttgaagagaggaggaaagaagacaagaagaaacagaagaagaaagaTAAGAAGGTGGCGACCAAAACCACTGCCTCGTCCACAGGACCCCCTCCCACCTCGTCCACAGGACCCCCTCCCACCTCGTCTACAGGACCCTCTCCCACCGTAGTCAAAGCGGACAAAAACACCAAGAAGGCTCCGGTGGCCACAGCAGTATCTGTTAACGGTAAAGCCACAGCAGTATCTGTTAACGGTAAAGCCACAGCAAAGACCCCGACTGGGGAAACGGACAACTCTTCTGATTCCAGTGAAAGCAGTAGTGAGGAGGAGGCCCCCAGTAAAACCCTCATGCAGAAACTACCCCCCAAATCACACTCTGCTAGCTCTACACCCCCTGTCACATCTAAAGCCCCCCCTGTAGTTAAACCCCCAGCCCCCGTTAAGAAACCACGCCCACCTCCCTCGTCATCCGATTCGGACTCCTCAGACTCATCGGGTGACGATGCAtccaatgcttctt CCCCGGTGGAGCCGGGGAAGTTTGACCTGGTGTATCAGAACGCTGACGGATCAGAGAGTGTGGAGTACGCTGTGTCCCGTGGCTCCAGG gtgaCTGAACGTTGGGACTCACTGCTGGAACCCAG CAAAGCCACCACAGGCAAACTCCCGTTAAAAACCAAACTCCCTCTATTCAAGCCTGCTGCCACTCCTCCTACCACCATACCACAGCGCTCCGGAGCTGGTCCTAGGGACAAAACCACCCCCTCCAAGCCCAGACCCAGCCTCCCTTCCTCAGGTCCCAGGACCTCTGTATCCCCTGGCCAGAGAGCTAATGGTCCAGGGCCAGGCTCTACCCCATCAGGCAGAAGGCCCACAGGAGGCCTGAGAGCCCAGgctctagtagtagtagtata TTTCAACTATGAAGTGGGACAGCGACAGCAGACTCATCAGCAGCCCCCGTCGTACCAGAACGACTCCCTGATTAACAGCTCTGTGGTGTTGCAG aacCAATCAGAGAGTGTCCCCAAGAGGGACTACAGTGAGATGCCCCTCCTAGCTGCTCCCCCTCAGGACGGACAGAAGATCGCCTTCAAGAGGTAA